A part of Cydia strobilella chromosome 15, ilCydStro3.1, whole genome shotgun sequence genomic DNA contains:
- the LOC134747628 gene encoding xanthine dehydrogenase-like — protein sequence MCREGGCGACVVAAARPGERPHAVNSCLVSVTSCQDWEITTIDDIGNRLKGYHPLQKTLAKLNGTQCGYCSPGWVMAMYGLLQSKQKLTMLEIEQSLGSNICRCTGYRPILEAFKKFASDAPKEEILDIEDLTICKKSGETCRKSKCNESDWCVVEAEDLKLPEKIEIQLKDGKSWVRVQFVADVFEVLRRKGDDSYMFVAGNTAKGSYPIDEYPRILIDISNVQELKGYHFDQNLVLGAGNTLTETMDIFQQLAYTEDSFWYLDKLREHLMLVAHIPVRNLGTIAGNLMIKHQHNKFQSDIFLLLETVGAYLTIVNHYGVHTVVTPEAFLRVDMRGKVILNVRLPPLSRSYKFISFKIMPRAQNASAIVNAAFLYKFCAPQDHVCLARMVFGGLSPHFIHAKNTERFLVGRQLFSNDTLQSAIKVLMRELVVVDNPPEPSSNYKRDLAVNLFYKGLLSLCPGNIVSPLYASGGIVLSKTRPVSTGRQIFTTNPMLWPLNQPIEKVEALIQCAGEAPFTEDLPALPREVFGAFVLARVPVGDIDQIDASEALHHPGVVAFYSAKDIPGVNSFTPGDNPLFLAQEELFCSGPVKYNGQVIGIIVAETRTIAERAAKLVQVRYKNVKKPVTDIKVAKKDTNRTKLGQAVPATSKGSEVTKVIKGEETIYQQSHFCMEVLVSVAKPTEEGLEVHCTTQHMDGVQYMISRALKIPENKIDIHVRRLGGAYGIKISRGNQAALASALVTQKLNRPCRIILSLTTQSHAVGKRLPCSTNYEVAVDATGRIQYCKENLYMDHGYVVDEPLFLPTLDVFNNCYEKARFDYKVFNVTTDTASNTWCRSPGTLEAIASAELILERIAYELSQDPLEVRLRNLDPAYTDLREQVDRIKADGQYDERRAFVDKFNSQNRWKKRGLRFSLLRWQPFGGQYFDVTLSVYHDDGSVTLTHGGIEMGQGLNTKAVQIAAYFLGISIDKIQIKGNNTIINPNGSISGGSLTSINIGIGVQRCCEELLVRLAPIRKDNPGATWEALVKAAFNANVDLQTHGFVTRADTQKVDVYGVTLAEVEVDILTGEWEVIRVDLLEDAGQSVSPEIDIGQVEGAFIMGLGYWTCEHLVIDPRTGEVLTDRTSNYHVPQARDIPQDLRVYFRNRSYSEPRILGAKSIGEPPICMSVAVAFALREAIVAARSDAGKPSNQWVQIDGPYTREKIQQNTATKFSDFKFY from the exons TGTCTCGTATCCGTCACATCGTGCCAAGATTGGGAGATAACCACCATCGATGACATCGGCAACCGTCTGAAGGGCTACCACCCGCTGCAGAAGACCCTCGCTAAGCTCAACGGCACCCAGTGCGGGTATTGCTCGCCTGGATGGGTCATGGCCATGTATGG CCTCCTGCAAAGTAAACAGAAGCTGACAATGCTAGAGATAGAGCAGAGTTTGGGCAGCAACATCTGTAGGTGCACAGGATACCGGCCCATCCTGGAGGCCTTCAAGAAGTTCGCCAGCGACGCACCCAAGGAGGAAATACTTGATATTGAAGATCTCACCATTTGCAAGAAAAGCGGTGAAACATGCCGCAAAAG CAAGTGCAACGAAAGCGACTGGTGCGTAGTGGAGGCAGAAGACCTGAAATTACCTGAAAAAATAGAGATCCAGCTGAAAGACGGCAAGTCTTGGGTCAGGGTGCAGTTCGTTGCTGATGTATTTGAAGTGCTACGGAGGAAGGGAGATGATTCTTACATGTTCGTTGCTGGAAATACTGCTAAAG GATCCTACCCCATAGACGAATATCCTCGGATCCTCATAGACATCAGCAACGTTCAGGAGCTCAAGGGCTACCATTTCGACCAAAACCTGGTGCTGGGTGCCGGCAACACCCTGACTGAGACCATGGATATATTTCAGCAGCTGGCATATACGGAGGACTCCTTCTGGTATCTAGATAAGTTGAGGGAGCACTTGATGTTGGTTGCGCATATACCTGTTAGAAAT TTGGGAACAATCGCCGGTAATTTAATGATAAAGCATCAACACAATAAATTCCAATCAGACATTTTCCTTTTGCTTGAAACTGTTGGCGCATACCTTACTattg TGAACCATTACGGAgtgcacacagtggtgacgcCTGAAGCCTTCCTCCGAGTGGACATGAGAGGGAAAGTCATCTTAAACGTCCGCTTGCCGCCTCTCAGCCGTTCATACAAATTCATATCGTTTAAG aTAATGCCGCGCGCCCAAAACGCCTCCGCCATTGTCAACGCTGCGTTCCTATACAAGTTCTGCGCACCGCAAGACCACGTATGTTTAGCTCGTATGGTTTTCGGCGGGCTCTCTCCGCACTTCATTCACGCCAAGAATACTGAGAG GTTTCTCGTTGGCAGACAGTTGTTCTCCAACGACACCCTGCAGAGCGCAATCAAGGTCCTCATGCGGGAGTTGGTGGTAGTGGACAATCCGCCGGAACCTTCGTCCAACTATAAGAGAGACCTTGCTGtgaatttgttttataag GGTCTTCTGTCACTATGCCCTGGTAACATCGTGTCCCCTTTATACGCTTCTGGTGGGATCGTCCTAAGCAAAACGCGTCCCGTCTCTACTGGCCGGCAGATATTTACCACAAACCCCATGCTGTGGCCCCTCAACCAGCCTATTGAGAAGGTTGAGGCACTG ATCCAGTGCGCTGGTGAAGCACCGTTCACAGAAGACCTGCCGGCTCTCCCGCGAGAAGTATTTGGAGCATTTGTTCTGGCCAGAGTCCCAGTTGGCGATATTGACCAAATTGATGCCAGTGAAGCCTTG CATCATCCAGGCGTAGTAGCATTCTACTCAGCTAAAGACATTCCAGGCGTCAACTCCTTCACTCCAGGAGACAACCCTTTATTCCTCGCccaagaagagctattctgctCTGGTCCCGTCAAATACAACGGCCAAGTCATTGGAATCATAGTAGCTGAGACTAGAACTATTGCAGAACGAGCCGCCAAACTTGTTCAAGTCAGATACAAGAATGTTAAGAAGCCAGTCACTGATATAAAAGTAGCAAAGAAAGATACGAACAGGACTAAATTGGGACAAGCAGTTCCGGCTACCAGTAAAGGATCGGAGGTTACTAAAGTGATCAAGGGTGAAGAAACGATATACCAACAGTCGCACTTTTGTATGGAAGTGCTAGTGAGTGTGGCAAAGCCGACGGAGGAGGGTTTGGAGGTGCATTGCACTACGCAGCATATGGACGGGGTGCAGTATATGATATCGCGGGCTCTCAAGATACCGGAAAATAA AATAGACATACACGTGCGTCGCTTGGGCGGGGCGTACGGGATAAAGATATCCCGAGGAAACCAGGCAGCGCTAGCAAGCGCACTGGTTACACAAAAGCTGAACCGTCCATGTAGGATAATATTATCCCTTACTACGCAGAGCCACGCTGTGGGGAAGCGGCTGCCATGTTCTACTAATTACGAG GTAGCAGTAGATGCTACAGGCAGAATCCAATACTGCAAGGAGAACCTTTACATGGACCACGGCTACGTCGTCGATGAGCCCCTGTTCTTGCCGACGCTGGACGTCTTCAATAACTGCTATGAGAAGGCGCGGTTCGACTATAAGGTGTTCAATGTCACTACGGATACTGCGAGCAACACGTGGTGCCGGTCACCGG GAACTCTGGAAGCTATTGCTTCAGCCGAACTCATCTTGGAGCGTATCGCATACGAGCTATCACAAGATCCTTTAGAAGTGCGATTGCGAAATCTAGACCCTGCCTATACTGATCTGAGAGAACAAGTAGACCGGATAAAAGCAGACGGACAATATGATGAAAGAAGAGCGTTCGTTGATAAGTTTAACAGTCAAAACAGGTGGAAGAAGAGAGGCTTGAGATTTTCTCTTCTGAGATGGCAGCCTTTCGGTGGACAATATTTTGATGTAACACTCTCAGTTTACCATGATGATGGAAGTGTTACTCTAACTCATGGCGGAATAGAAATGGGCCAAGGTCTGAATACGAAAGCTGTTCAAATCGCTGCATATTTTCTAGGAATATCTATTGATAAGATACAAATCAAGGGAAATAATACTATAATAAATCCTAATGGGTCTATATCTGGCGGTAGTTTGACGTCGATAAATATTGGGATAGGTGTTCAGCGGTGTTGTGAGGAGCTCTTGGTGCGGTTGGCGCCTATAAGGAAAGATAATCCTGGTGCGACTTGGGAGGCGTTGGTCAAGGCAGCATTTAACGCTAACGTGGACTTGCAGACGCATGGATTTGTTACGAGGGCTGATACACAGAAAGTGGACGTGTATGGTGTGACGCTGGCAGAGGTGGAGGTGGACATCCTGACTGGAGAGTGGGAGGTGATACGCGTTGATTTGTTGGAAGATGCTGGACAGAGCGTCAGCCCTGAGATTGATATCGGACAA gtcGAAGGAGCCTTCATCATGGGCCTGGGCTACTGGACGTGCGAACACCTGGTGATTGACCCTCGTACCGGCGAGGTGCTCACGGACCGCACCTCGAACTACCATGTGCCACAGGCCAGGGACATCCCGCAGGACTTACGGGTGTATTTCCGGAACAGGTCTTACTCGGAACCTAGAATCCTTGGCGCTAAAT CAATCGGCGAACCCCCGATATGCATGTCAGTGGCCGTTGCTTTCGCACTACGTGAGGCCATCGTCGCTGCCAGAAGCGACGCCGGAAAACCTTCCAACCAATGGGTCCAAATAG ATGGTCCATACACTAGGGAGAAAATACAGCAAAACACGGCTACCAAATTCagtgattttaaattttattga